From Dechloromonas sp. A34:
ATGGACGCGGTGATGGCCGTCGCGACGGACACCGCGGTGATAATCGCGGCGATTGGCGCGACAACGATCATGATCGTGGTCGCAATCGCTGACCCAGAAAATATCGAGCGTTATTTGAGAGCCCCGGAAACCGGGGCTTTTTCTCGGTCGTATCGGCCAGACGGCAGAACCCGGTAAGACCGGGGCAGGGCGGAGGCGAACCGGCGGCAGGCCGATCGGCCGATGGCTATCGCCGGAAGGTGTATTTGTTGGAATCGCCCTTGCGAACTGGCCAGAACCATGGCCAGTAGCGCCAGAGGATGAAGCCGTAATCGAAGAAGCTGGCGCCGGCAGGGTCGGCGATCCCGGCGGCCTTGTCGCCAACGCAGAAATTGTTGATCTTGCGGTCGTAGGCGACACGTGACGCGGGCAGCTTGAGCGCCCGGTAAGCTTCCGCAACATCCTTGAATTTGCGCTCACCGTCGGCGTCTTCGGTAACGTCGGGATGAAAGCGCTGGGCGAGCGCTCGGTAAGCCCGTTTGATCTCGGCGCAGGAAGCGCAGCGGTCAATGCTCAATGTGTCGTAGTGGTCGTGGTTCTTCATGGATGGCTCCTTCGAAGCGGGGCCGCCGCCTCGTGCAAGGCAACCGTCTTTGATATCTGCTACTCAGTCGCCTTCACTACAGCCTACGCGTCGGGTGGGCACAGTCTGTGCCCTGCCGCGCATTAGGTCTCCATTGTCCAGTTTCCACGCAGCGGTCGCCGGATCGCCGGCACTTCGGCAAGTCGTATCTCCTGGACGTTAAAACGGCCCTGATTCACGATGGAATCAGGGCCGTCCGGGGTGCTGCGGACTTATTGGTTGCAGCTTAACGCTTGATGCGGGAAATCTTGGTGCCTTCGAGGCTCAGGCTGGCCATCAGGCCTTGCTGGTCGAAGATGAAGGCATAGGCATCGTTCTTCAGGGTCGAGGTCGAGAGATTCTTGGCAATGCCCTCATTGACCACGACGATGGTCGGGCCGACGCCGAATTCCCAGCCCTTGGAGTCATCCAGGTACTTGACGGCCTTGTCGCTCATCAGGAAGACCACATAACCGTATGACTCGGCGCCCGCTTGCCAGCCGAAGGAGGCGGTCACGGAGTTGTAGTAGTTACCGTATTTCCCGTCCTTGCTCAGAACGCCTTCACCATAGGCGCCGCCGAAGACCAGTCCGGCCTTGACCATCTTGGGGAATATCAGGATCGCCTTGGCTTTCTTGGAAAGGCTCTCGGCTGTCGGGTTGGACTTGTACAGGGTTTGCAGCGCCTGCGCGGCATCCTTGTTCAGATCCTCGGCGGATGCCGCGACGGCCTGCTGGCTGATGCTGCCCAGTGTGAAGACAGCGGCGGTGATCAGAATGAATTTCTGCAAAACACTTTGTGTATTGGTCATTTTCTTGTCCTCAAAATTGCAAAATGGAACTCGGCTTATCCTGATACGAGCCTTGAATTAACCGGCCGATGTGGATAAGAATTCCTGGGGACAGGTTAGCTTGGACGATTGGCGCTCACTGTTCGCTAGCGCACTTAAGAGGGGTTGATATGCTTGCGCGTTGAACAGCGGCGGCGCCAAAAAAATCCATGCATTGTCGCGATCGGGACAGGTTGCGAATAACGGCTTTCAATAGCGACACTCAGCTTCAAAACCGGCATCGACGATGGCTTGAAGAATGTCGTCCGGGCTAACGAAGCGGCCATGGTCAATACTGGCCTCGCCTTTTTCCAGTGATATCTCGACTTGGCCAATGCTTGGCAGGTCTTGTATGGCGTTGGCCAGGGTCCGAACGGAGTTCTCGTCGGTCAGACCGCTGATCTTGAAAAGCAAGTGCTGCATGGGATATCCGCGGCCAGAAGTAATTAGTGGCTGGTTCGGCAATGGTTTTTCCATGAAGTTCGCCGCCCGGGACTTTTCGACCATCAATCGACCTCATCAGCCTGTCCCGATGGCAGCCATTCAGAAGTGGTCAAAGCAACGCCCGGCAACTGATCGAGAGGGCTCTCCTATGTGCGCAGGGGAACAGACCAGCCCTGGCCTGGCCCACAAACTTCCTCGCACGCCCCCAGTCTTGGCGCGATGATTCAAATAAAGGAGATCGTGATGAAAAAGTACTTAATAACCGTACTGTCGATATTCACATTGACACTGGCTCTGCCGCTGCAAGCCGCTCCCGAGGCCGAGAAGAGTCTCTATGAACGGCTTGGCGGCGTCTTCGCCATTGCCGCGGTCATTGACCATTTTAGCGATGCGGTGGTGCAGAACCCGATCGTGGGCAAGACTTCCCAGAACCCGGCCCTCAGGGAATGGCACACCAAGAACCTGGGCCGCTTGCCGGGCCTCAAGTTCGAGCGGACCCTGTGGGTCTGCGAAGTCGCGGGCGGGCCGTTCAAATACTCGCCAACCAAGCCGGGCAAGATGCATTTAGGCCTTGAGGTGGCGCATCGTGACCTCAAGATCTCGCCGGAAGAATTCGACGAGGTAGCGGCCGAACTGGGGCGCAGTCTTGACTTCGCCAAGGTGCCGGCGCGTGAAAAGGGAGAAGTCCTCTCTGCCTTCGCGGCGCACAAGAAAGAAGTCACGGCAGGCTACAAGACGAAGTGATCTTCCCTGGCTGGCGCTTCGGCCTGCTATGCAGCAGCCGTTCGCTGGCTAATCAGCCCGTTCGCACCGATATTCCGGGCGAAGCGCCAGACCGCTCTTGAGGGCTTCGATCAGCAGACGGACCTTGGGCAGCGCGTAGCGCCGCTGGGGATAGACCGCCCATACCGCAGTGTTGGGGGGCTGATTCGCTTCGAGAAGGGAAACCAGGCTTCCTTTCTGCAACAGATCCACAACGTAGTAATCCGGAAGCTGGCTCAGGCCGAAGCCGCGCAGCGTCGCATCGAGCACGGCCTGGCCGCTATTGCAGCGCCAATTGCCGCTCGGCCGGAACTGGTGTTCGCGTTCGCCTTGCTGGAACAGCCACACGTCGCTGGTGCCGATCAGGCAATTGTGTTGTCCGAGTTCCGAAAGCGTGTGGGGACGACCGTAGCGTTCGAGGTAGGAGGGGGCCGCACACAGATACATGGCACGCGGCGACAGGCGGGTGGCGACCAGACTCGATTCGTTGAGCCGGCCGAGACGGATCGCCAGGTCGAAGCCCTCATGCACCATGTCCAGCGTGCGGTTGGTCAATTCGATATCGACTCGCAACTGCGGGTGATCGGCCATGAAGTCATTGACCAAAGGCACGATGAAGCGCTCGCCGTAGGCTACTGCAGCGGTCATGCGGAGCAGGCCGGCCGGCGCGTTCTGCAGATCGCCCATGGTCAGGAAAGCCTCGTCGCGTTCTTCGACCAGGCGCTGGCAGCGGGCAAAGAAAGTCTGACCGGCTTCGGTCAGCGATACCCGCCGGGTCGTCCGGTAGAGCAGCCGTGCCTGCAGACGCTCTTCGAGGGCGGCTACCTGTCGGCTGACGTGCGAGGAGGAAACATGCAGCGCCTCGGCTGCCCGGGCAAAGCTGCCGCTCTCGACCACGGCGACGAATTCATCCAGACCATCCCAGCGGCTCACTCGCTTACCCTCAAGCTGAAACCCTTCAAAGCTATTATCCCTGACAGGCAACAATCAATTGCACAGAACGAATTTATCGATCACTTGGCACTAATTATACTCAGCGCCATTCGTCTTCCTTCGAGAGAGCCATCATGACCATCAAATCCCGTGCCGCCGTCGCCTTCGCCGCCAACCAGCCGCTGCAGATCGTTGAAGTCGATGTCGAAGCGCCAAAGGCCGGCGAAGTGCTGGTCCGTATCGTCGCTTCCGGTGTTTGCCACACCGACGCCTTTACCCTCTCCGGCGACGACCCGGAAGGCATCTTCCCGTCCATCCTCGGCCATGAAGGCGGCGGCATCGTCGAAGCCATTGGCGAGGGCGTTACTTCACTGGCGGTCGGCGACCACGTCATCCCGCTGTACACGGCCGAATGCGGCAAGTGCAAGTTCTGCCTGTCGGGCAAGACCAATCTTTGCCAGGCGGTGCGCGCTACCCAGGGCAAGGGCCTGATGCCGGACGGCACCACGCGCTTCTCCTACAAGGGACAGCCGATCTACCACTACATGGGTTGCTCGACC
This genomic window contains:
- a CDS encoding DnaJ domain-containing protein, with translation MKNHDHYDTLSIDRCASCAEIKRAYRALAQRFHPDVTEDADGERKFKDVAEAYRALKLPASRVAYDRKINNFCVGDKAAGIADPAGASFFDYGFILWRYWPWFWPVRKGDSNKYTFRR
- a CDS encoding heavy-metal-associated domain-containing protein — translated: MVEKSRAANFMEKPLPNQPLITSGRGYPMQHLLFKISGLTDENSVRTLANAIQDLPSIGQVEISLEKGEASIDHGRFVSPDDILQAIVDAGFEAECRY
- a CDS encoding group I truncated hemoglobin: MKKYLITVLSIFTLTLALPLQAAPEAEKSLYERLGGVFAIAAVIDHFSDAVVQNPIVGKTSQNPALREWHTKNLGRLPGLKFERTLWVCEVAGGPFKYSPTKPGKMHLGLEVAHRDLKISPEEFDEVAAELGRSLDFAKVPAREKGEVLSAFAAHKKEVTAGYKTK
- a CDS encoding lipid-binding SYLF domain-containing protein: MTNTQSVLQKFILITAAVFTLGSISQQAVAASAEDLNKDAAQALQTLYKSNPTAESLSKKAKAILIFPKMVKAGLVFGGAYGEGVLSKDGKYGNYYNSVTASFGWQAGAESYGYVVFLMSDKAVKYLDDSKGWEFGVGPTIVVVNEGIAKNLSTSTLKNDAYAFIFDQQGLMASLSLEGTKISRIKR
- a CDS encoding LysR family transcriptional regulator codes for the protein MSRWDGLDEFVAVVESGSFARAAEALHVSSSHVSRQVAALEERLQARLLYRTTRRVSLTEAGQTFFARCQRLVEERDEAFLTMGDLQNAPAGLLRMTAAVAYGERFIVPLVNDFMADHPQLRVDIELTNRTLDMVHEGFDLAIRLGRLNESSLVATRLSPRAMYLCAAPSYLERYGRPHTLSELGQHNCLIGTSDVWLFQQGEREHQFRPSGNWRCNSGQAVLDATLRGFGLSQLPDYYVVDLLQKGSLVSLLEANQPPNTAVWAVYPQRRYALPKVRLLIEALKSGLALRPEYRCERAD